From Eleftheria terrae, the proteins below share one genomic window:
- the fliI gene encoding flagellar protein export ATPase FliI, with the protein MIADLLRKLELDDVPVATPTGRLVGASGLLLESVGCPLQTGQRCRIETASGEWLEAQAVGFRNELSFLMPFKKPVGLATGARVLPSTDKSTLSIGPSWLGRVVNGLGEPLDGLGRLGGEHSLPPHPPKVHPLRKRPVHETLDVGVRAINAMLTLGKGQRVGLFAGSGVGKSVLLGQITRHTEAEVVVVGLIGERSREVREFIEMSLGPEGLKRAVVVIAPADESPLMRLMATELCHTIAAHYRDQGQNVLLLVDSLTRYAMAKREVALALGEPPATKGYPPSVFSLLPQLVESAGNGEHERGSMSAIYTVLAEGDDQQDPVVDTARAILDGHIVLTRELAERGHYPAIDIAASVSRCMAQVVPESQLRAARQLKEMAARHAQVRDLIPLGAYVPGADPHTDRAVSLYPRIEAFLRQGTREGATLADTRAQLEGLTK; encoded by the coding sequence ATGATTGCCGACCTGCTGCGCAAGCTGGAGCTCGACGATGTGCCGGTGGCCACGCCCACCGGCCGGCTGGTCGGCGCCTCGGGCCTGTTGCTGGAGAGCGTCGGCTGCCCGCTGCAGACCGGCCAGCGCTGCCGCATCGAGACCGCCTCCGGCGAGTGGCTGGAGGCGCAGGCGGTGGGCTTTCGCAACGAGCTGTCCTTCCTGATGCCGTTCAAGAAGCCGGTCGGCCTGGCCACCGGCGCGCGGGTGCTGCCGTCCACCGACAAGAGCACGCTGAGCATCGGCCCGTCCTGGCTGGGCCGGGTGGTCAACGGCCTGGGCGAGCCGCTGGACGGCCTGGGCCGCCTAGGCGGCGAGCATTCGCTGCCACCGCATCCGCCCAAGGTGCATCCGCTGCGCAAGCGGCCGGTGCACGAGACGCTGGACGTCGGCGTGCGTGCCATCAACGCCATGCTGACCCTGGGCAAGGGCCAGCGGGTCGGCCTGTTCGCCGGCAGCGGCGTGGGCAAGAGCGTGCTGCTCGGCCAGATCACGCGGCACACCGAGGCCGAGGTGGTGGTGGTCGGGCTGATCGGCGAGCGCAGCCGCGAAGTGCGCGAGTTCATCGAGATGTCGCTCGGCCCGGAAGGGCTCAAGCGCGCCGTGGTGGTGATCGCACCGGCCGACGAGTCGCCGCTGATGCGGCTGATGGCCACCGAGCTGTGCCACACCATTGCCGCGCATTACCGCGACCAGGGCCAGAACGTGCTGCTGCTGGTCGACTCGCTGACCCGCTACGCCATGGCCAAGCGGGAAGTCGCGCTGGCGCTGGGCGAGCCGCCGGCCACCAAGGGCTACCCGCCATCGGTCTTCAGCCTGCTGCCGCAGCTGGTCGAGAGCGCCGGCAACGGCGAGCACGAGCGCGGCAGCATGAGCGCCATCTACACCGTGCTGGCCGAAGGCGACGACCAGCAGGACCCGGTGGTGGACACCGCCCGCGCCATTCTCGACGGCCACATCGTGCTGACCCGCGAGCTGGCCGAGCGTGGCCACTACCCGGCCATCGACATCGCCGCCTCGGTCAGCCGCTGCATGGCCCAGGTGGTGCCCGAGTCGCAACTGCGCGCGGCGCGCCAGCTCAAGGAGATGGCCGCCCGGCATGCCCAGGTGCGTGACCTGATCCCGCTGGGCGCCTACGTGCCCGGCGCCGACCCGCATACCGACCGCGCGGTGTCGCTGTACCCGCGCATCGAGGCCTTCCTGCGCCAGGGCACCCGCGAGGGCGCGACGCTGGCCGACACCCGTGCCCAACTCGAAGGACTGACGAAATGA
- the fliH gene encoding flagellar assembly protein FliH, which produces MKQHHRPHRFPPLSQLSAGAALAGSGGPHAQASLAEAFQQGLDRGYREGYDGGHQRGLQDGHAEGREAGLAAGREEARREAIAGFETLARPLDSLLQQLQQLQADYQSAMRKEVVELVAKVARQVIRCELALQPVQLLSLVDETLATMPPVREGVEVYLNPEEAQRIAELDPERARRWTLIPDPRLEAGECRVKADGREADAGCRQRLAASMDQIAAQLLPGGGAGEAAA; this is translated from the coding sequence ATGAAGCAGCACCACCGGCCGCACCGCTTTCCGCCGCTGTCCCAGCTGTCGGCCGGCGCCGCGCTGGCCGGTTCGGGCGGGCCGCATGCGCAGGCCTCGCTGGCCGAGGCCTTCCAGCAGGGGCTGGACCGTGGCTATCGCGAGGGCTATGACGGTGGCCACCAGCGCGGCCTGCAGGACGGCCATGCCGAGGGCCGCGAGGCCGGCCTGGCCGCCGGCCGCGAGGAGGCGCGCCGGGAGGCGATTGCCGGCTTCGAGACGCTGGCCCGGCCGCTGGACAGCCTGCTGCAGCAGCTGCAGCAGCTGCAGGCCGACTACCAGTCGGCCATGCGCAAGGAAGTGGTCGAGCTGGTGGCGAAGGTCGCCCGCCAGGTGATCCGCTGCGAGCTGGCGCTGCAGCCGGTGCAGCTGCTGTCGCTGGTGGACGAGACGCTCGCCACCATGCCGCCGGTGCGCGAGGGCGTGGAGGTCTACCTCAATCCGGAAGAAGCACAGCGCATTGCCGAGCTGGACCCGGAGCGGGCCCGCCGCTGGACGCTGATTCCCGACCCGCGGCTGGAGGCCGGCGAATGCCGCGTCAAGGCCGATGGCCGTGAAGCCGATGCCGGCTGCCGCCAGCGCCTGGCTGCCAGCATGGACCAGATCGCGGCCCAGCTGCTGCCGGGCGGCGGGGCGGGGGAGGCCGCCGCATGA
- a CDS encoding flagellar motor switch protein FliG, protein MADPNKPLDRPADDGLPSQIEQAAIVLLSMGEAPAAAVLRCLSREELLAVTQVMSRLSGIKVDSVKTSLQRFFDDYRQQSGVHGASRAYLKRSLDLALGSDVASNVLNSIYGDAIRPKMARLQWASPKWLAERISSEHVGMQAVFVAFLPPALAGDVVDALPAAGRDLVLLQVARLGDIDAELLEELDALVDRCLEGLGLQSATVEGVKQAAEILNRLQGNRQQMVELLRAHDPEVVSQIEVSMYDFFLLSRQSEAVLTRIIEEVPLEQWAMALKGAEPAVRDAVLRSMPRRQAQAFEDTMRRAGPVPLSRVEQARQEIMATVKTLADGGEIEVQLFAEAVVE, encoded by the coding sequence ATGGCCGATCCGAATAAGCCCCTGGACCGTCCCGCCGACGACGGCCTGCCCAGCCAGATCGAGCAGGCCGCCATCGTGCTGCTGAGCATGGGCGAGGCCCCGGCCGCGGCGGTGCTGCGCTGCCTCTCGCGCGAGGAGCTGCTGGCCGTGACCCAGGTGATGTCGCGCCTGAGCGGCATCAAGGTGGACTCGGTGAAGACCTCGCTGCAGCGCTTCTTCGACGACTACCGCCAGCAAAGCGGCGTGCACGGCGCGTCGCGCGCCTACCTGAAGCGCTCGCTCGACCTGGCGCTGGGCAGCGACGTCGCCAGCAACGTGCTCAATAGCATCTACGGCGACGCCATCCGGCCCAAGATGGCGCGGCTGCAATGGGCCTCGCCCAAGTGGCTGGCCGAGCGCATCTCGTCCGAGCATGTGGGCATGCAGGCGGTCTTCGTGGCCTTCCTGCCGCCGGCGCTGGCGGGTGACGTGGTGGACGCACTGCCGGCCGCCGGCCGTGACCTGGTGCTGCTGCAGGTGGCCCGCCTCGGCGACATCGATGCCGAGCTGCTCGAGGAGCTGGACGCGCTGGTGGACCGCTGCCTGGAAGGCCTGGGCCTGCAGAGCGCCACGGTGGAAGGCGTCAAGCAGGCCGCGGAGATCCTCAACCGCCTGCAGGGCAACCGCCAGCAGATGGTGGAGCTGCTGCGCGCGCACGACCCCGAGGTGGTGTCGCAGATCGAGGTCAGCATGTACGACTTCTTCCTGCTGTCGCGCCAGAGCGAGGCGGTGCTCACCCGCATCATCGAGGAGGTGCCGCTCGAGCAGTGGGCCATGGCGCTCAAGGGCGCCGAGCCGGCCGTGCGCGACGCGGTGCTGCGCTCGATGCCGCGGCGCCAGGCACAGGCTTTCGAAGACACCATGCGCCGTGCCGGCCCGGTGCCGCTCAGCCGCGTCGAGCAGGCCCGCCAGGAAATCATGGCCACCGTGAAGACGCTGGCCGATGGCGGCGAGATCGAGGTGCAGCTGTTTGCCGAGGCGGTGGTGGAATGA
- the fliF gene encoding flagellar basal-body MS-ring/collar protein FliF, protein MLNSVKTGLQRLGPNVARAGLGAGLMNRLLPLVVLAIGVTALVMMLVWRDQSAYKPVFGSREKVAAADMMAALDAEQIPYRVHPETGQVLVPEDVLGRVRMLLASKGVVAKLPAGLELMDRSDPLGVSQFVQDVRFRRGLEGELVLSILSLDAVESARVHLAIAKSSSFVVSDGAPSSASVVVGLKPGRSLAAEQIAAIVKLVSGSVAGLDAQRVNLVDQAGNLLSSRIDLSDGFDGSAQGDEAARRAKEDTLRNVAALLGPVLGEQNYKASVTAVVNNDRVEETLERYGEAPKVTNEAMREEQDVDPMALGVPGSLSNRPVPAAGAASGAEPGTARKNATTRQYAYDRSVTRIKRSRGKLSRLSVAVVLNNAAAPGGKGLWSPAEVAGIERLLRTGLGMDTERGDQLAVSAVAFPAAPKVAAPAWWEEHNRLLDIGSWLLTPLAFLFGYLLVARPLLRMLGQRLAPGTGARGGAAVLAGAAAAAGELPAAQAAAIPLGGPAAMAATLMAEPTHAAAAGPGMPVVPLLENYDLPPAGSPVDVMVEHLKTLAAKEPERVAEVVKQWMQKHGRSE, encoded by the coding sequence GTGCTCAACTCTGTGAAGACCGGGCTGCAGCGGCTCGGCCCCAATGTCGCACGCGCCGGCCTCGGCGCCGGCCTGATGAACCGCCTGCTGCCGCTGGTGGTGCTGGCCATCGGCGTCACTGCACTGGTGATGATGCTGGTGTGGCGAGACCAGTCGGCCTACAAGCCGGTGTTTGGCAGCCGCGAGAAGGTGGCGGCGGCCGACATGATGGCCGCCCTCGACGCCGAGCAGATTCCCTACCGCGTGCACCCCGAGACCGGCCAGGTGCTGGTGCCCGAGGACGTGCTGGGCCGCGTGCGCATGCTGCTGGCCAGCAAGGGCGTGGTGGCCAAGCTGCCGGCCGGCCTGGAACTGATGGACCGCAGCGACCCGCTGGGCGTCAGCCAGTTCGTGCAGGACGTCCGGTTCCGCCGCGGCCTGGAAGGCGAGCTGGTGCTGAGCATCCTGTCGCTCGATGCGGTCGAGTCGGCCCGGGTGCACCTGGCCATCGCCAAGTCCTCGTCCTTCGTGGTGAGCGATGGCGCGCCCAGCTCCGCCTCCGTGGTGGTGGGCCTGAAGCCGGGCCGCAGCCTGGCTGCCGAGCAGATCGCGGCCATCGTCAAGCTGGTTTCCGGCAGCGTGGCCGGCCTCGATGCGCAGCGCGTCAACCTGGTGGATCAGGCGGGCAACCTGCTGTCCTCGCGCATCGACCTGAGCGACGGCTTCGACGGCAGCGCCCAGGGCGACGAAGCCGCCCGCCGCGCCAAGGAAGACACGCTGCGCAATGTCGCGGCGCTGCTCGGCCCGGTGCTGGGCGAGCAGAACTACAAGGCCAGCGTCACGGCCGTGGTGAACAACGACCGGGTCGAGGAGACGCTGGAGCGCTACGGCGAGGCGCCCAAGGTGACCAACGAGGCGATGCGCGAGGAGCAGGACGTCGATCCGATGGCCCTCGGTGTGCCCGGCTCGCTGAGCAACCGGCCGGTTCCCGCCGCTGGTGCCGCCTCCGGCGCGGAGCCCGGCACGGCTCGCAAGAACGCCACCACCCGGCAGTACGCCTACGACCGCAGCGTGACGCGCATCAAGCGCAGCCGCGGCAAGCTCAGCCGGCTCAGCGTGGCCGTGGTGCTGAACAACGCGGCCGCGCCGGGCGGCAAGGGCCTGTGGAGCCCGGCCGAGGTGGCCGGCATCGAGCGCCTGCTGCGCACCGGCCTGGGCATGGACACCGAGCGAGGCGACCAGCTGGCCGTTTCCGCGGTGGCTTTCCCGGCCGCGCCCAAGGTGGCTGCACCGGCCTGGTGGGAGGAGCACAACCGGTTGCTGGACATCGGCTCCTGGTTGCTGACGCCGCTGGCCTTCCTGTTTGGTTACCTGCTGGTCGCCCGGCCGCTGCTGCGCATGCTGGGCCAGCGCCTGGCGCCCGGTACCGGTGCGCGCGGCGGTGCCGCCGTGCTGGCCGGCGCGGCCGCCGCTGCGGGCGAGCTGCCGGCGGCCCAGGCTGCCGCCATCCCGCTCGGTGGCCCGGCGGCGATGGCCGCCACGCTGATGGCCGAGCCCACGCACGCTGCGGCGGCGGGGCCTGGCATGCCGGTGGTGCCCTTGCTCGAAAACTACGACCTGCCCCCCGCCGGCTCGCCGGTGGATGTGATGGTGGAACACCTCAAGACCCTGGCTGCCAAGGAGCCCGAGCGGGTGGCCGAAGTCGTCAAGCAGTGGATGCAGAAACATGGCCGATCCGAATAA
- a CDS encoding flagellar hook-basal body complex protein FliE — protein MNIELGAWARTGGAAGDAGLSDFALPQPSQPAPADGGPSSGSFMDSLKAAVQSVDAQDRAANEKMAAVDAGRSDDLVGAMLASQEASLSFSMLTQLRNKVVGAMDELIKLQL, from the coding sequence ATGAACATCGAATTGGGCGCCTGGGCCCGCACCGGCGGTGCCGCAGGCGACGCCGGCTTGTCCGACTTCGCGCTGCCGCAACCTTCCCAGCCTGCCCCGGCCGACGGCGGGCCGAGCAGCGGCAGCTTCATGGACAGCCTGAAGGCCGCCGTGCAAAGCGTGGATGCCCAGGACCGTGCGGCCAACGAGAAGATGGCCGCGGTGGATGCCGGCCGCAGCGACGACCTGGTGGGCGCCATGCTGGCCAGCCAGGAAGCCAGCCTGTCGTTCTCGATGCTGACCCAGCTGCGCAACAAGGTGGTTGGCGCGATGGACGAGCTGATCAAGCTGCAGCTTTGA
- a CDS encoding FliM/FliN family flagellar motor C-terminal domain-containing protein, with protein MSPPTPCQVLDPSTLGRPVHRLGRFTECWREDLAQLLGQVLNRRWRAGFELGKVSIERSSVPADAGRWNAFAAEAGSIACAVERPLLLTLLALRYGGRSAATDPQTLPPTATEDRLASSLAQQFVEALAGRIQAGLDGAPYDIPSLAWRATAALLPRGPAWIARVQLIDRQHGVDASLRLLLDDAWMDRLLACLPAPRARNAEHGAADSRPLSQRLRLTLTARLLEKEMPLGDLLDLRVGDLIPVRLGPTEVRVDDARLYTATVAEHQGKLCLTSFADAD; from the coding sequence ATGTCACCGCCGACGCCCTGCCAGGTGCTGGATCCGTCCACGCTCGGCCGTCCGGTGCACCGGCTGGGCCGTTTCACCGAGTGCTGGCGGGAAGACCTGGCGCAATTGCTCGGCCAGGTCCTGAACCGCCGCTGGCGCGCCGGCTTCGAGCTCGGCAAGGTGAGCATCGAGCGCAGCAGCGTGCCGGCCGACGCCGGCCGCTGGAACGCCTTTGCGGCCGAGGCCGGCAGCATCGCTTGCGCCGTCGAGCGGCCGCTGCTGCTGACGCTGCTGGCGCTGCGCTACGGCGGCCGCAGCGCGGCCACCGATCCGCAGACCCTGCCGCCCACCGCCACCGAAGACCGCCTGGCCAGCAGCCTGGCCCAGCAGTTCGTCGAAGCGCTGGCCGGGCGCATCCAGGCCGGCCTGGACGGCGCACCGTACGACATCCCCAGCCTGGCCTGGCGTGCCACCGCAGCGCTGCTGCCGCGCGGCCCGGCATGGATCGCCCGGGTGCAACTGATCGACCGCCAGCACGGCGTGGACGCGAGCCTGCGGCTCCTGCTCGACGACGCCTGGATGGACCGGCTGCTGGCCTGCCTGCCCGCGCCGCGGGCGCGCAACGCCGAGCACGGCGCCGCGGACAGCCGCCCGCTGAGCCAGCGCTTGCGCCTGACGCTGACCGCCCGCCTGCTGGAGAAGGAAATGCCGCTGGGCGATCTGCTCGACCTGCGGGTGGGCGACCTGATTCCGGTGCGCCTGGGCCCCACCGAGGTGCGGGTGGACGACGCCCGCCTCTACACCGCCACGGTGGCCGAGCACCAGGGCAAGCTGTGCCTCACCTCCTTTGCCGACGCGGACTGA
- a CDS encoding FliM/FliN family flagellar motor switch protein has product MDLSDNPAIDSLLGEAAAAPGDLPAPAGAEPRRDLGRMMRKIPVTLTLEVGSARVSLQDLADIRADSVVELDTLAGEPLVIKVNGTTIGRAEVVVAGDNYALKVVELSSDLDLGSLAQ; this is encoded by the coding sequence ATGGACTTGAGCGACAACCCCGCCATCGACTCCCTGCTCGGCGAAGCCGCCGCCGCGCCGGGCGACCTGCCAGCGCCCGCCGGTGCCGAACCGCGCCGCGACCTGGGCCGCATGATGCGCAAGATCCCCGTCACGCTGACCCTGGAAGTGGGCAGCGCGCGTGTTTCGCTACAGGACCTGGCCGACATCCGCGCCGACAGCGTGGTCGAGCTCGACACGCTGGCCGGCGAGCCGCTGGTGATCAAGGTCAACGGCACCACCATCGGCCGTGCCGAGGTGGTGGTAGCCGGCGACAACTACGCACTGAAGGTCGTCGAGCTGAGCAGCGACCTCGACCTGGGCAGCCTGGCGCAATGA